A region of the Tepidisphaeraceae bacterium genome:
GCCGCAGTTCGCTTAAGCGCTCGAAGTATTCCTGATAGTTGCGCGCCTTGCCGGCGGCGATCTTCACGCTGCGGAGGCGCTTTTCGACTTCCTCGACAATGTCGGTGACGCGGGCGAGGTTCTGGTCGACCTTTTCCAGCTTGCGCTGGGCTTCCTTCTTCTTCTGCTTGAACTTGGAGATGCCGGCCGCCTCTTCGAAGATCAGGCGGCGTTCTTCGGGGTTGGCTTCCAGCAGGGCCGACACGCGGCCCTGTTCGATCACGCTGTAGGCATCGACGCCGACGCCGGTGTCGAGGAACAGCTCGCGAATGTCCTTCAGGCGCGACGACGAGTTGTTCAGGTGATACTCACTGGAACTGTCGCGGAAGAGGCGGCGACCGACGGCGACCTCGTCGACGTCGAGGTTCAGCGTGCGCTTGCCGTCCTCCTTGATCGGGTTCTCGAAGACGAGCGTGACCTCGGCCATGCCGGCGGGCTTGCGGCCACCGGAGCCGTTGAAGATCACGTCCATCATCGCGTCGCCGCGCAGGCTCTTGGCGCTCTGTTCGCCGAGCACCCACTTGAAGGCGTCGACGACGTTGCTCTTGCCGCACCCGTTGGGCCCGACGATGCCGGTGATCGGCGCGTCGAACACGAACTCGGTGCGGTCGGCGAAGCTCTTGAACCCCTGGACGATCAGCTTTTTCAGGCGCACTGCGGCAGCCTCCGTGCTTGTGGATTGCCGATTTGCGATTTGCGATTGCCGATTAGCAAGCAAGGCCACGATGACGTGCCTACGCCTTCAATCGCAAATCGAAAATCGCAAATCGGCAGTTCCCCCTACTCTCCGGCCGCCCGAGGTTCCTCGGCGGCGTCGACCTGGGGTCGACCGGTGCCGGGGATGGCCGGGGCAGCGTAAATCGCGTCTTCGAATGCTTCGGATTCCTGCAGCACAAACGCGGTCTTCATCCGCGTGACCTGCGGTTGGCCGGTGGTGACGGCGCCCGCGTCCGGGCGGCTGATGACGCCGGCGCTGATCAGCTTCTGGTCGGCCATGCCCTGCACGAGCGCCACGATCTCGGCGTAGCCGAAGTTGAAGCGCCGCTCGCCGGTCGGTCCCTCGCCACCCAGCCGGGCGATGACCTCGGCGACGTCGGGCCGGCTTTCGACCTTCAGTGGCTGGCCGATGTCACGGCCGCGGTAGAACAGGTTGACGAACTTGTTCGCCTGGTCCGACGACACCTGAAACTCGCCGTTGAGGGCCGTGAAGATCATCGGCAGGTCGAGCGACAAGCGGTGGCCGAACAGCGCGATGCGCGGGATGCCGCCGCGCGTGGCGTAGATGAGTGGTGGGCCGTCGCTGTCGACGATGTCGAGCACGAACTGCTCGTTGATCACCTTGCTGTAGATGCTGCCGTCCGCGTTGGCCGCCAGCGTGCGGTAGGCCTCGACGCGCACGTCGTTCTGCTTGCTGTCGAGCAGGTCGCGCAACATCACGTTCAGCCCCGGCGAAGCGGGAAGTTGGCCGAGCGTTTCGGTGGCGGCCAACTGCATCGGGTGACCTTCGGTCTTGGCGATGCCCAGCAGCGCCTGCGGCGCTGAGGGATCGCCCAGGAACGCCGCTGCGCGGGCGGCGGCGTAGGTAACCTCAGGCGAGTTCTTCGTCGCGTCCATCAGCGGCACCAGGAACGGCAGCGCCGGCTGACCAAGCCCTTCGAACGCGTAGCTGATGTTCTTCAACATCGCGCCGGGCTTCACGGCCTCCTCGGCCAGCACGCGCGCCTGCCGTGCGGCGAACTCGGGCGAGGCGTTGGGGTACAGGTGCTGCACGATGCCGATGAAGTGTTCCCAGTCTGCCTCGTAGGCCTTGGGCACGAAGACGTTGATGATGCCTTCGTCCTGCGCCTCGGCGACGGTGTACGACGGCACGGTCGAGTTCCGCCGGAAGCGGTCGGCGACGTCCTGGAAGTACATGTTGATGCGGTTCTCGATCTGCCTCGCCGTGCTGCGCTGCGGCTGGCGCAGCTGCAGGCGGATCGGCCGGTCGATCATGCAGTGCCCACCGGCCAGCACCATGCCGTTGCGCAGGCTGCGCTTGGCGTTCCCGTTGTCGTCGGCCCGGTCGTTCAACGCGTAGGCGGGATTGACGAACACCGGCCCCTGCGCGCGGGCGTAGACGTTCACCGAGCCGGCGGGGTCGGTCTCGCGGAGGCCCAGGACGTGCAGATCGGTCTGATAGAGTGCGCCGCGCGCCAGGCTGGTTGCGTCGCTGGACGACAGCGTGTTAACGATGATGTCGAACTGCTGCTTCCGCCGGGCGCCGGGCGGGATGAGGCCGCGCACCTCCACGATCGTGAAGCGCGGGTCGTCGAGCGCCCGGTCCGGGTTGATCGCTGACAACGTCGCCGAGTTGGCGCTGCCGAACCCGTGCCGGAGCATCTCCTTGGCCATGTAGTTTCTGACGGCGGTCGGGTAGGGCCCGCCACCCGTGCGGTCGAGGTTGGCGATCAGCCCATAGCCACTGACGACGAACGGGCCGATGTCGGCCAGGTTCGTCTTCTGCAGCACCGTGTCCTTCAGGTAGTGCGGCACCTCGCGCACCGGCAGCGTCTGGTACCGCGAGGCAGGCATCTTTGGCTTATTCTTGTCGCCACCGCAACCGAGAAGCAGCGTGCAGGATAAGCTCGCGACGAGCAACGGCGACAGACGGGCGAGTTTGGCACGAGGCGTCATGGTGTGTTCCTCCACGGTGGTGCGTCGGGGACGGCTACGGGCAGAATGCGAAAAAATACGACTAAATTCGCTAAAAATCGGCCTAATTACCGTTCTTACACAGGTGCCCAAACCGCCGTTCCCACCTCACTTAAACAGACGCCGCGGCAGCGCTTAGGGTTCGTTCGATTCCGCGGCGTCAGCGGCCGGGGCCTTCTTCGCTCGCTTGGCCTTGGCCGGGGCAGGCGCGCCATTGCCGTTCGTGTCCGCGGGTGGTTTGGCCTCGAGGAACAACCGGCCCTGCCCTGGCACCTCGTAGCGCATCGCGTCAAGCACGGCCTGCGATTCGCTGACGAGCTCGTCGAGCGTCTTGAACTGCCGGTAAACACTGGCGAACCGCACGTAGGCCACCTGGTCCACCCGCCTGAGCTTCTCGGCCACCAGTTGCCCGACGGCAGTTGTCGGCACCTCACGGTCGTAGCTGGCGAAGAGCTCTTCCTCCACCTCGTCCGCAATTCGCAACAGTTCGCTTTCCGGCACGGGGCGCTTGAAGCAGGCCCGTTCGAGGCCGGTCAAAATCTTCTGCCGATCCCACGGCGTGCGCCGGCCGTCCTTTTTCACGACGGTTAGTTTGACGTTTTCCTCGATCCGCTCGTACGTCGTGAACCGCTTGGCGCACCCCATGCACTCGCGGCGCCTGCGGATCGACCGCCCACCATCGCAGGCGCGCGAGTCGATCACCTT
Encoded here:
- a CDS encoding flagellar basal body P-ring protein FlgI, with amino-acid sequence MTPRAKLARLSPLLVASLSCTLLLGCGGDKNKPKMPASRYQTLPVREVPHYLKDTVLQKTNLADIGPFVVSGYGLIANLDRTGGGPYPTAVRNYMAKEMLRHGFGSANSATLSAINPDRALDDPRFTIVEVRGLIPPGARRKQQFDIIVNTLSSSDATSLARGALYQTDLHVLGLRETDPAGSVNVYARAQGPVFVNPAYALNDRADDNGNAKRSLRNGMVLAGGHCMIDRPIRLQLRQPQRSTARQIENRINMYFQDVADRFRRNSTVPSYTVAEAQDEGIINVFVPKAYEADWEHFIGIVQHLYPNASPEFAARQARVLAEEAVKPGAMLKNISYAFEGLGQPALPFLVPLMDATKNSPEVTYAAARAAAFLGDPSAPQALLGIAKTEGHPMQLAATETLGQLPASPGLNVMLRDLLDSKQNDVRVEAYRTLAANADGSIYSKVINEQFVLDIVDSDGPPLIYATRGGIPRIALFGHRLSLDLPMIFTALNGEFQVSSDQANKFVNLFYRGRDIGQPLKVESRPDVAEVIARLGGEGPTGERRFNFGYAEIVALVQGMADQKLISAGVISRPDAGAVTTGQPQVTRMKTAFVLQESEAFEDAIYAAPAIPGTGRPQVDAAEEPRAAGE
- the nrdR gene encoding transcriptional regulator NrdR, with product MRCPFCDADKESLKVIDSRACDGGRSIRRRRECMGCAKRFTTYERIEENVKLTVVKKDGRRTPWDRQKILTGLERACFKRPVPESELLRIADEVEEELFASYDREVPTTAVGQLVAEKLRRVDQVAYVRFASVYRQFKTLDELVSESQAVLDAMRYEVPGQGRLFLEAKPPADTNGNGAPAPAKAKRAKKAPAADAAESNEP